The following proteins are co-located in the Mauremys mutica isolate MM-2020 ecotype Southern unplaced genomic scaffold, ASM2049712v1 Super-Scaffold_2380, whole genome shotgun sequence genome:
- the LOC123361485 gene encoding induced myeloid leukemia cell differentiation protein Mcl-1-like, which produces MGPPDATTGALPSTPLAENDNLDGLYQDSLELISRYLREAAELCGPGGKKLFRRLLSGPWGAGPATMEKALETLRRVGDGVIEKHQIAFQGMLQKLDIKNEDDLKSVTAVATHVFSDGVTNWGRIVTLISFGAFVAKHLKSINQENCINTLAGIITDVLVRGKRDWLVNQRGWEGFVELFRVEDLEGSISNVLVAFAAFAGLGASLAYMMR; this is translated from the exons ATGGGCCCGCCGGACGCCACCACCGGCGCCCTACCCAGCACCCCGCTCGCAGAGAACGACAACCTGGACGGGCTGTACCAGGACTCGCTGGAGCTCATCAGCCGCTACCTGCGGGAGGCCGCGGAGCTCTGCGGGCCCGGCGGCAAGAAGCTCTTCAGGCGGCTGCTGAGTGGGCCGTGGGGCGCGGGCCCCGCCACCATGGAGAAGGCGCTGGAGACGCTGCGGAGGGTGGGCGACGGCGTCATCGAGAAGCACCAGATCGCCTTCCAAG GGATGCTTCAGAAGCTTGACATCAAGAATGAGGACGATCTGAAGTCAGTGACTGCTGTTGCAACCCATGTTTTCAGTGATGGAGTAACAAACTGGGGTAGAATTGTGACACTCATCTCTTTTGGTGCCTTTGTTGCAAAACACCTGAAGAGCATAAACCAGGAGAATTGCATCAACACACTAGCAGGGATTATCACAGATGTGCTTGTCAGAGGCAAACGAGATTGGCTAGTTAACCAAAGAGGCTGG GAGGGATTTGTTGAATTATTCCGTGTGGAGGATCTAGAAGGTAGCATCAGTAATGTTCTGGTGGCTTTTGCAGCCTTTGCTGGACTAGGAGCAAGCTTGGCCTACATGATGCGATGA